ACCAGAGAATAAAAATTAGAACTAATACCgggaaaaattgaaattaaaagaaCAAAGTTAACAAGTGAATCAgggtttatggttaatcaattGGGAATACCTGCTCCTCCGAGATGAAATTCATTAACCTTATGGGCCTTGGAGATTCCCCTGccatctttcaagattttcgcTCCAAAATTTACAATTTCACGTTTTCAAACCCTAATTTCCTTCCAATTATTCGTTTTCTAACAATCAGACAGAATCTAACTCACGTCTCTAAGCCGCGCAACTCTTTACTTCCAACGGGCGAGACATGATTCTGTATAGTGAACCTCACTCACGTCGCATGCGATGCCGCTACATGCAAAAGAAACGCGTCCACCTCACCACTCGGAGGGTgtcaacctgagtcttcctaCCAAATGGGCTTGATCCTTGAAATCCGTTGGGCTACACTTTTAACTGTTGGGctataaatagttttattttgttTAGTGATTGTTTGGATCAATGCTTTTATCTTTTTTTCACTCCTAAATAATACaaatagaaattattattatcttttttaactaaaaatacAACTATTTGAAATTTCTTATTATTCTTAAtggatatatttatttttataattataaatattatatatccaGTTCATATacagaaaattaattatattaatatataccaaactgacaaatatttttttaacagaaATGTTCATACTGCAATCAAAAGATAGGTTCGGATTTTCTCTTATAAACAAAATCAAAATGGAAACACACATAGATGGTTTGTGTTTCCAGCTGTCACAATCTACACCGTCCAATGAAACATTCAGTAATCCCACCGCTCGTAGGAAATAAAAGCTCGTGTCATACTTGCAATGGAAGTGTGGCGCTTCGGAGAAGCACGAGCGCGCCATGGCCGATCAACGGTAGCCATCCACGTCAGCTTCAGATCTTCACTTCGCTGCCAACTCATCTTCCTTTCCTTGTGCATGCAGAATTAGACTACCAGAATCCTAAACcagttctttttgttttttttgaacTGCTAATCCTAAACCAGTTCAAACTTTAATTTTGCGTCCCTTAAATACAAATTTCTGCTCTTTGCTAATAACCCTATAGCAAATATGGAGGCCGCTCGAATATTTTCCTCGCCTGCTCTTCGCTTCGCCGACGCCGGAGTCCATAATCGATCTAGGAAATTTCGTCAATTGGGTATGGTAAATTATGGAGTATCATCCAAATCCAGAGATGATATGGGGATTTTGAGTCGTGGATTTTCTGATGCTGGGCACATGCAATATTATGCATCCCCATCTATGGGTGGAGGAAAGAAGCAAAAGGAGAAGAGTGACGAGATAAAAACAGAGAAGACGAAGAAGATGAAGCTGAAGTTGATTAAAAGATTGTCCAAAGACTTGGACTTTTTtgatcatatggtccatgttgAAGAATCTGGTAGCATTTTGATGGATGAGGTCAAAAGAAAGAAGATATCGGTAATCCTTTTTTTCCCCTTCTCATCAAaagatttaagaaaaaatagCAAGCCAGATACCAATATTTTTATGatcaattttcatttttttatgttGGTTTTGTTGATCGTggtatttaatttattacttttaagtACTAATGTGATAGCTTCTCCGATGCAGGAATCAATGGAGGTTTTGCTTGCAGAATTGCGACATCTGAGGTCAGAGCAAAAGgaagagaagaggaaaagaaaagaggagAAAGCCCAGCGGAAAGCCACGTTGGTCAAAGCCAAGGCCAAGATTGATTCTGGATCATCCTCCTCCTCTTCAAGCTCTTCATCTGAGTCAAGCGACAGCGATTGTGAAGTAGTAACGGACATGAGCAGGTTCAGAAGCAATGCTCTGA
The Manihot esculenta cultivar AM560-2 chromosome 1, M.esculenta_v8, whole genome shotgun sequence genome window above contains:
- the LOC110613745 gene encoding diacylglycerol O-acyltransferase 3 is translated as MEAARIFSSPALRFADAGVHNRSRKFRQLGMVNYGVSSKSRDDMGILSRGFSDAGHMQYYASPSMGGGKKQKEKSDEIKTEKTKKMKLKLIKRLSKDLDFFDHMVHVEESGSILMDEVKRKKISESMEVLLAELRHLRSEQKEEKRKRKEEKAQRKATLVKAKAKIDSGSSSSSSSSSSESSDSDCEVVTDMSRFRSNALNQFIDRKTEQEQENNKEEEKLADSSLSNQEEHPIISLQNLPEDCSNDHESSCTASGRRIEICMGGKCKKMGALALLEEFERKVGKEGNVMGCKCMGKCKNGPNVRIQNESAKASVEALINPLSLCIGVGLEDVDAIVRNLLGKDRNDNCIMASS